From Ciconia boyciana chromosome 29, ASM3463844v1, whole genome shotgun sequence, one genomic window encodes:
- the VPS52 gene encoding vacuolar protein sorting-associated protein 52 homolog isoform X1, which yields MAAEAAVRVSEPALEAELEAELGPGPPDPELDLGGEDLVLDEVDVHIQANLEDALVQEALKTGVDLRQYSKQVELELQEVERASIRDYIKESENIASLHNQITACDAILERMEQMLGAFQCDLSSISSEIRTLQEQSVAMNLRLKNRRAVRRQLGQLLDELVVPAAMISTILEVPVTEPEFLEQLQELNGKINSVKEQAFRETVACADVQHVLEKLKIKAVTKIREFVLQKIYSFRKPMTNYQIPQNALLKYRFFYQFLLGNERVVAQELREQYVDTMSKIYLSYFKSYTSRLMKIQYEEVAEKDDLMGVEDTAKKGFFSKPSLKNRNTVFTLGNRGSVIGAAELEGPIIVPHAAQKSDVRYPFESLFRSQHYALLDNSCREYLFLCDFFMVTGPSAQDLFNAVMGKTLSMFLKHMETYVSDCYDSIAVFLCIHVVLRFKAIMAKRNIPAVDKYWDTLLEILWPRFEHILELNIQSIQTTDPQKLGFLDTRPHYITRRYAEFSSAIVSINQTFPNEKTHALLGQLQVEVENFVLRVAAEFSSRKEQLIFLINNYDMMLGVLMERAVEESKEVEGFQQLLSARTQEFIEEILSPPFGGMIAFVKEAEALLEKGQLERLRGEEARVTQLARGFSSTWKASVESLSQDVMRSFSNFKNGTGIIQGALTQLIQYYHRFHKVLAQPPLRSLPARAELINIHHLMVELKKHKPNF from the exons ATGGCGGCCGAGGCGGCG GTTCGGGTGTCGGAGCCGGCGCTGGAGGCGGAGCTGGAGGCGGAGCtgggccccggcccccccgacCCCGAGCTGGACCTGGGGGGGGAGGACCTGGTGCTGGATGAAGTGGACG ttCACATCCAGGCCAACCTGGAGGACGCGCTGGTGCAGGAGGCCCTGAAGACG GGCGTGGACCTGCGGCAGTACTCCAAGCaggtggagctggagctgcaggaggtcGAGCGCGCCTCCATCCGCGACT ACATCAAGGAGAGCGAGAACATCGCCTCGCTGCACAACCAGATCACCGCTTGCGACGCCATCTTGGAG cgcaTGGAGCAGATGTTGGGCGCTTTCCAGTGCGACCTGAGCAGCATCAGCTCCGAAATCCGGACGCTGCAGGAGCAGTCGGTGGCCATGAACTTGCGGCTGAAGAACCGCCGGGCCGTGCGGCGGCAGCTGGGCCAGCTCCTGGATGAGCTGGTGGTCCCCGCCGCCATGATCAG CACCATCTTGGAGGTGCCGGTGACGGAGCCGGAATTCttggagcagctgcaggagctgaacGGGAAAATCAACTCGGTGAAGGAGCAGGCCTTCCGCGAGACCGTGGCCTGCGCCGACGTCCAGCACGTCCTGGAGAAACTCAAAATTAAG GCCGTCACTAAGATCCGGGAGTTCGTCCTGCAGAAGATTTACTCCTTCCGCAAGCCCATGACCAACTACCAGATCCCTCAGAACGCCTTGTTGAAGTACAG GTTTTTCTACCAGTTCTTACTGGGCAACGAGCGGGTGGTGGCGCAGGAGCTGCGGGAGCAGTACGTGGACACCATGAGCAAGATTTATCTCTCCTACTTCAAATCTTATACCAGTCGCCTCATGAAGATCcag TACGAGGAGGTGGCGGAGAAGGACGATCTCATGGGCGTGGAGGACACGGCCAAAAAAG GCTTCTTCTCGAAACCGTCGCTGAAGAACCGTAACACCGTCTTCACCCTGGGCAACCGCGGCAGCGTCATCGGGGCGGCCGAGCTGGAGGGTCCCATCATCGTACCCCACGCCGCGCAGAAGAGCGACGTGCGG TACCCCTTCGAGTCGCTGTTCCGCAGCCAGCACTACGCTCTCCTGGACAACAGTTGCCGCGAGTATTTATTCCTCTGCGATTTTTTTATGGTGACGGGTCCCAGCGCCCAGGATCTTTTCAACGCCGTCATGGGCAAGACCTTGAGTATGTTCCTG AAGCACATGGAAACCTACGTCTCCGACTGCTACGACAGCATCGCCGTCTTCCTCTGCATCCACGTCGTCCTGCGCTTCAAAGCCATCATGGCCAAGCGCAACATCCCCGCCGTCGATAA gtACTGGGACACGCTGCTGGAGATCCTGTGGCCTCGCTTCGAGCACATCCTGGAGCTCAACATCCAAAGCATCCAGACCACCGACCCCCAGAAATTGGGGTTCCTCGATACCCGACCCCACTAC aTCACCCGCCGCTACGCCGAGTTCTCCTCCGCCATCGTCAGCATCAACCAGACCTTCCCTAACGAGAAGACCCACGcgctgctggggcagctccaG GTGGAGGTGGAGAACTTCGTGCTGCGCGTGGCGGCCGAGTTCTCCTCCCGCAAGGAGCAGCTCATCTTCCTCATTAACAACTACGACATGATGCTGGGCGTCCTCATG GAGCGAGCGGTGGAGGAGAGCAAGGAGGTGGAGGgcttccagcagctcctctctgcccgCACCCAG GAGTTCATCGAGGAGATCCTCTCCCCCCCCTTCGGCGGGATGATCGCCTTCGTCAAGGAAGCCGAGGCGCTGCTGGAGAAGGGGCAGCTGGAGCGGCTGCGCGGCGAGGAGG CTCGCGTCACCCAACTGGCTCGGGGTTTCTCCAGCACTTGGAAAGCGTCGGTGGAGTCGCTCAGCCAGGACgtcatgcgttccttcagcaACTTCAAGAACGGCACCGGCATCATCcag GGTGCCCTGACGCAGTTGATCCAGTATTACCACCGTTTCCACAAGGTGCTGGCGCAGCCCCCCctccgctccctccccgcccgcgCCGAGCTCATCAACATCCACCACCTCATGGTGGAGCTCAAGAAGCACAAGCCCAACTTCtag
- the VPS52 gene encoding vacuolar protein sorting-associated protein 52 homolog isoform X2 encodes MAAEAAVRVSEPALEAELEAELGPGPPDPELDLGGEDLVLDEVDVHIQANLEDALVQEALKTGVDLRQYSKQVELELQEVERASIRDYIKESENIASLHNQITACDAILERMEQMLGAFQCDLSSISSEIRTLQEQSVAMNLRLKNRRAVRRQLGQLLDELVVPAAMISTILEVPVTEPEFLEQLQELNGKINSVKEQAFRETVACADVQHVLEKLKIKAVTKIREFVLQKIYSFRKPMTNYQIPQNALLKYRFFYQFLLGNERVVAQELREQYVDTMSKIYLSYFKSYTSRLMKIQYEEVAEKDDLMGVEDTAKKGFFSKPSLKNRNTVFTLGNRGSVIGAAELEGPIIVPHAAQKSDVRYPFESLFRSQHYALLDNSCREYLFLCDFFMVTGPSAQDLFNAVMGKTLSMFLKHMETYVSDCYDSIAVFLCIHVVLRFKAIMAKRNIPAVDKYWDTLLEILWPRFEHILELNIQSIQTTDPQKLGFLDTRPHYITRRYAEFSSAIVSINQTFPNEKTHALLGQLQVEVENFVLRVAAEFSSRKEQLIFLINNYDMMLGVLMERAVEESKEVEGFQQLLSARTQEFIEEILSPPFGGMIAFVKEAEALLEKGQLERLRGEEALGKRRWSRSARTSCVPSATSRTAPASSRVP; translated from the exons ATGGCGGCCGAGGCGGCG GTTCGGGTGTCGGAGCCGGCGCTGGAGGCGGAGCTGGAGGCGGAGCtgggccccggcccccccgacCCCGAGCTGGACCTGGGGGGGGAGGACCTGGTGCTGGATGAAGTGGACG ttCACATCCAGGCCAACCTGGAGGACGCGCTGGTGCAGGAGGCCCTGAAGACG GGCGTGGACCTGCGGCAGTACTCCAAGCaggtggagctggagctgcaggaggtcGAGCGCGCCTCCATCCGCGACT ACATCAAGGAGAGCGAGAACATCGCCTCGCTGCACAACCAGATCACCGCTTGCGACGCCATCTTGGAG cgcaTGGAGCAGATGTTGGGCGCTTTCCAGTGCGACCTGAGCAGCATCAGCTCCGAAATCCGGACGCTGCAGGAGCAGTCGGTGGCCATGAACTTGCGGCTGAAGAACCGCCGGGCCGTGCGGCGGCAGCTGGGCCAGCTCCTGGATGAGCTGGTGGTCCCCGCCGCCATGATCAG CACCATCTTGGAGGTGCCGGTGACGGAGCCGGAATTCttggagcagctgcaggagctgaacGGGAAAATCAACTCGGTGAAGGAGCAGGCCTTCCGCGAGACCGTGGCCTGCGCCGACGTCCAGCACGTCCTGGAGAAACTCAAAATTAAG GCCGTCACTAAGATCCGGGAGTTCGTCCTGCAGAAGATTTACTCCTTCCGCAAGCCCATGACCAACTACCAGATCCCTCAGAACGCCTTGTTGAAGTACAG GTTTTTCTACCAGTTCTTACTGGGCAACGAGCGGGTGGTGGCGCAGGAGCTGCGGGAGCAGTACGTGGACACCATGAGCAAGATTTATCTCTCCTACTTCAAATCTTATACCAGTCGCCTCATGAAGATCcag TACGAGGAGGTGGCGGAGAAGGACGATCTCATGGGCGTGGAGGACACGGCCAAAAAAG GCTTCTTCTCGAAACCGTCGCTGAAGAACCGTAACACCGTCTTCACCCTGGGCAACCGCGGCAGCGTCATCGGGGCGGCCGAGCTGGAGGGTCCCATCATCGTACCCCACGCCGCGCAGAAGAGCGACGTGCGG TACCCCTTCGAGTCGCTGTTCCGCAGCCAGCACTACGCTCTCCTGGACAACAGTTGCCGCGAGTATTTATTCCTCTGCGATTTTTTTATGGTGACGGGTCCCAGCGCCCAGGATCTTTTCAACGCCGTCATGGGCAAGACCTTGAGTATGTTCCTG AAGCACATGGAAACCTACGTCTCCGACTGCTACGACAGCATCGCCGTCTTCCTCTGCATCCACGTCGTCCTGCGCTTCAAAGCCATCATGGCCAAGCGCAACATCCCCGCCGTCGATAA gtACTGGGACACGCTGCTGGAGATCCTGTGGCCTCGCTTCGAGCACATCCTGGAGCTCAACATCCAAAGCATCCAGACCACCGACCCCCAGAAATTGGGGTTCCTCGATACCCGACCCCACTAC aTCACCCGCCGCTACGCCGAGTTCTCCTCCGCCATCGTCAGCATCAACCAGACCTTCCCTAACGAGAAGACCCACGcgctgctggggcagctccaG GTGGAGGTGGAGAACTTCGTGCTGCGCGTGGCGGCCGAGTTCTCCTCCCGCAAGGAGCAGCTCATCTTCCTCATTAACAACTACGACATGATGCTGGGCGTCCTCATG GAGCGAGCGGTGGAGGAGAGCAAGGAGGTGGAGGgcttccagcagctcctctctgcccgCACCCAG GAGTTCATCGAGGAGATCCTCTCCCCCCCCTTCGGCGGGATGATCGCCTTCGTCAAGGAAGCCGAGGCGCTGCTGGAGAAGGGGCAGCTGGAGCGGCTGCGCGGCGAGGAGG CACTTGGAAAGCGTCGGTGGAGTCGCTCAGCCAGGACgtcatgcgttccttcagcaACTTCAAGAACGGCACCGGCATCATCcag GGTGCCCTGA
- the RPS18 gene encoding small ribosomal subunit protein uS13 translates to MSLVIPEKFQHILRVLNTNIDGRRKIAFAITAIKGVGRRYAHVVLRKADIDLTKRAGELTEDEVERVITIMQNPRQYKIPDWFLNRQKDVKDGKYSQVLANGLDNKLREDLERLKKIRAHRGLRHFWGLRVRGQHTKTTGRRGRTVGVSKKK, encoded by the exons ATG TCTCTCGTCATCCCCGAGAAGTTCCAGCACATCCTTCGCGTCCTCAACACCAACATCGACGGCCGCCGCAAAATCGCCTTTGCCATCACCGCCATCAAG GGCGTGGGGCGCCGCTACGCCCACGTCGTGCTGCGCAAAGCCGACATCGACCTCACCAAGCGGGCGGGCGAGCTGACCGAGGACGAG GTGGAGCGGGTGATCACCATCATGCAGAACCCCCGGCAGTACAAGATCCCCGACTGGTTCCTCAACCGGCAGAAGGACGTGAAGGACGGGAAGTACAGCCAG GTGCTGGCCAACGGCTTGGACAATAAATTGCGGGAGGATTTGGAGCGGCTGAAGAAAATCCGGGCGCATCGGGGACTGCGGCACTTCTGGGG GCTGCGCGTGCGAGGCCAGCACACCAAGACGaccggccggcggggccgcaCCGTCGGCGTCTCCAAGAAGAAGTGA
- the WDR46 gene encoding LOW QUALITY PROTEIN: WD repeat-containing protein 46 (The sequence of the model RefSeq protein was modified relative to this genomic sequence to represent the inferred CDS: inserted 1 base in 1 codon) produces the protein MGSRTRTLHEDTGSRTRTSHEDEASCKGGASEADRVSHKDMGSRTRTGILHEDGASEVDGASHEDAASHKGGGLHEDLEGQRGFGVCKPRPSPLPLVCKPRPPAVARVQGKAALPSLGCLNKDGGAGAPSRPQQTWPRSPAPPRRPQPTWRRRCAQRLACPLPTWRRRLRPSGAPLRSDWLPSLPSPLSDWPRRRKGGRGPHVAGHGGGGGGGEGRAVPHRPRAATGRAGPRSHRPWRGAEGRRQRVREEGPVPRARPAAPAPGEAVPAGDEGEGAPGQQPAPAVAPEVLGEREEAAAARAARLDLLLPEEPGFLEADPGEDTCTVTQGDIAEAVDIASAAKHFELRLEQFGPYRLDYTRNGRHLLLGGRRGHVAAMDWQTKALMCEINVMETVTDVAWLHAETLLAVAQRRWLHVYDNQGLELNCLKGFPGVLRLQFLPYHFLLATANEKGFLQYLDVSVGKEVAALCTRGGRLAVMAQNPANAVVHLGHSNGTVTLWSPTTPEPLVRMLCHRGAVRALAVDPTGTYMASAGLDRKLRVWDLRTYGTLRELVLPRGAGELAFSQRGLLAAACGDLVQIYKGVAKELPXRPYLCHRPPRPPHGLRFCPFEDVLGAGHGHGFTSILVPGAGEANLDALESNPYRSRRQRQEWEVKALLEKIPAELITLDPARLGRVDTASLQQKREERIQRLGFDPQAKAKFKPRRRAKGSDLLHRKRKVAHEEQRAVIRQSVEQREQARKEKRKEKGAAPPQKRGALDRFKK, from the exons ATGGGGTCTCGCACGAGGACCTTGCACGAGGACACGGGGTCTCGCACGAGGACCTCGCACGAGGATGAGGCTTCGTGCAAAGGTGGGGCCTCGGAGGCCGACAGGGTCTCGCACAAGGACATGGGGTCTCGCACGAGGACGGGGATCTTGCACGAGGATGGGGCCTCGGAGGTCGACGGAGCCTCGCACGAGGATGCGGCCTCGCACAAGGGCGGGGGCTTGCATGAGGACCTC GAGGGGCAGCGGGGCTTCGGGGTGtgcaagccccgcccctccccgctgccgctAGTGTGCAAGCCCCGCCCACCCGCCGTCGCGCGTGTGCAAGGGAAGGCCGCGCTGCCGTCCCTCGGCTGCCTCAACAAAGATGGCGGCGCTGGCGCCCCAAGCCGCCCTCAACAAACATGGCCGcgctcccccgcccctccccgccgccctcaACCAACATGGCGGCGCCGCTGTGCCCAACGCCTCGCCTGCCCGCTACCAACATGGCGGCGCCGGCTTCGCCCTTCCGGCGCGCCGCTGCGCTCTGATTGGCTTCCCTCTTTGCCCTCCCCGCTTTCTGATTGGCCGCGGCGCCGGAAGGGCGGGCGGGGACCGCACGTGGCGGggcatggcggcggcggcggcggcggggaaggACGGGCGGTCCCGCACCGGCCCCGGGCGGCaacgggccgggccgggccccgcagCCACCGGCCATGGCGGGGAGCAGAGGGACGGCGGCAGCGTGTCCGGG AGGAAGGACCCGTTccccgggcccgccccgctgccccggccccgggtgAAGCGGTTCCTGCGGGGGACGAAGGAGAAGGCG ccccGGGCCAGCAGCCAGCGCCTGCGGTGGCACCTGAAGTGCTTGGggagcgggaggaggcggcggccgcccgggcGGCTCGGctggacctgctgctgcccgAGGAGCCGGG GTTCCTGGAGGCCGACCCCGGCGAGGACACCTGCACCGTCACCCAAGGGGACATCGCCGAGGCCGTGGACATCGCCAGCGCCGCCAAG cACTTTGAGCTGAGGCTGGAGCAGTTCGGGCCGTACCGGCTGGATTACACCCGCAACGGgcg GCACCTGCTGctggggggccggcggggccaCGTGGCCGCCATGGACTGGCAGACGAAGGCGCTGATGTGCGAGATCAACGTGATGGAGACGGTGACGGACGTGGC GTGGCTGCACGCGGAGACGCTGCTGGCGGTGGCCCAGCGCCGCTGGCTCCACGTCTACGACAACCAAGGCCTGGAGCTCAACTGCCTCAAGGGCTTCCCCGGGGTCCTGCGCCTCCAGTTCCTGCCCTACCACTTCCTCCTGGCCACCGCG AATGAGAAGGGGTTCCTGCAGTACCTCGACGTTTcggtggggaaggaggtggcCGCGCTCTGCACCCGCGGCGGACGCTTGGCCGTCATGGCGCAGAATCCGGCCAACGCCGTCGTCCACCTGGGTCACAGCAACg GGACGGTGACGCTGTGGAGCCCCACCACGCCGGAACCGCTGGTGCGGATGCTGTGCCACCGCGGAGCCGTGCGGGCGCTGGCCGTCGACCCCACCGGCAC GTACATGGCGTCGGCGGGGCTGGACCGCAAGCTGCGGGTGTGGGACCTGCGGACGTACGGAACGCTGCGGGAGCTGGTGCTGCCGCGGGGCGCCGGGGAGCTCGCCTTCAGCCAGCGCGGGCTGCTGGCCGCCGCCTGCGGTGACCTGGTGCAG ATCTACAAGGGGGTGGCGAAGGAGCTGC CCCGGCCCTACCTCTGCCaccgcccgccgcggccgccccacggccTTCGCTTCTGCCCCTTCGAGGACGTCCTGGGCGCCGGGCACGGCCACGGCTTCACCAGCATCCTGGTGCCAG GCGCCGGCGAGGCCAATTTGGACGCGCTGGAGAGCAACCCCTACCgcagccggcggcagcggcaggagTGGGAGGTGAAGGCGCTGCTGGAGAAg ATCCCGGCGGAGCTGATCACGCTGGATCCGGCCCGGCTGGGGCGCGTGGACACGgccagcctgcagcagaagCGGGAGGAGCGGATCCAACGCCTG ggcTTCGACCCCCAGGCCAAGGCCAAGTTCaagccgcggcggcgggcgaaGGGCAGCGACCTCCTGCACCGCAAGCGGAAGGTGGCTCACGAAGAGCAGCGG GCTGTCATTCGGCAGAGCGTGGAGCAACGGGAGCAGGcgaggaaggagaagaggaaggagaaaggggcGGCCCCCCCCCAAAAACGGGGGGCCCTCGACCGCTTCAAGAAATAA
- the PFDN6 gene encoding prefoldin subunit 6 isoform X1: protein MAEQIQKKLQGELEKYQQLQKDLSRSVTARQKLEAQLTENNIVKEELELLDATNTIFKLMGPVLVKQEMEEAKTTVGKRLDYITGEMWQALRAADAGAGATLGAAARDAGAAAAGAAAGAGEGLNILGYP, encoded by the exons atggcGGAGCAGATCCAGAAGAAGCTTCAGGGGGAGCTGGAGAAATACCAGCAGCTCCAGAAGG acctGAGCCGCTCGGTGACGGCGCGGCAGAAGCTGGAGGCGCAGCTGACGGAGAACAACATCGTGAAGGAG gagctggagctgctggatgcCACCAACACCATTTTCAAGCTGATGGGGCCGGTGCTGGTGAAGCAAGAGATGGAAGAAGCCAAAACCACCGTCGGCAAACGCCTGGATTACATCACCGGCGAAATGTGG CAAGCGTTACGAGCAGCAGATGCAGGAGCTGGAGCGACGCTCGGAGCAGCAGCGCGAGACGCTGGGgcggctgcagcaggagctgcagcggGCGCAGGGGAAGGCCTGAACATTTTGGGGTACCCCTga
- the PFDN6 gene encoding prefoldin subunit 6 isoform X2, whose translation MAEQIQKKLQGELEKYQQLQKDLSRSVTARQKLEAQLTENNIVKEELELLDATNTIFKLMGPVLVKQEMEEAKTTVGKRLDYITGEIKRYEQQMQELERRSEQQRETLGRLQQELQRAQGKA comes from the exons atggcGGAGCAGATCCAGAAGAAGCTTCAGGGGGAGCTGGAGAAATACCAGCAGCTCCAGAAGG acctGAGCCGCTCGGTGACGGCGCGGCAGAAGCTGGAGGCGCAGCTGACGGAGAACAACATCGTGAAGGAG gagctggagctgctggatgcCACCAACACCATTTTCAAGCTGATGGGGCCGGTGCTGGTGAAGCAAGAGATGGAAGAAGCCAAAACCACCGTCGGCAAACGCCTGGATTACATCACCGGCGAAAT CAAGCGTTACGAGCAGCAGATGCAGGAGCTGGAGCGACGCTCGGAGCAGCAGCGCGAGACGCTGGGgcggctgcagcaggagctgcagcggGCGCAGGGGAAGGCCTGA
- the RGL2 gene encoding LOW QUALITY PROTEIN: ral guanine nucleotide dissociation stimulator-like 2 (The sequence of the model RefSeq protein was modified relative to this genomic sequence to represent the inferred CDS: inserted 2 bases in 1 codon; deleted 1 base in 1 codon): MLPRALRALLEGARPPPGQEPGVVLSSYRPRPRPHPDPQERESGRGGALFSLAAAPPGPPARRLRAAPLPRLVRHLLEAAALGDGGFGPAFLGTFRAFARPADVLGLLLLRVLGRAGGTRALSAAPSTPQLTEAKAALSALLCSWLDGYPEDFRGPQVPPLLERLIQVLGPGSEAARRLQAWGGPPQTGGPPPGEEEGEEEEEEEDADPLEILSFQAQEVAEQLTLTEAELFLRLVPYECLGALWSRRDKRGWEGACPSVRATVHQFNQLAGAVVRSCLGDTGLRPPQRARLLEKWIRVAEECRALRNFSSLCAIISALQSSPVHRLRQSWEETSRDAQRSYAELSAICSEQDNYSASRQLLLQDPPESPPAASPAAPQQRPMGVVPYLGTFLRDLVMLDAAMKGGREDGYINFEKRRKEFEVLARVRGLQGRCRGYGGHLRPQPRSRRWLRSLRPLPEARSHSLSCEIEPPGTPPPSPRXPKPALAPELRGDPHGGLGPALPPRCRCHPRAPKLLSRLEQVKWPSVSALDEAAPPAAGPGPSSGTLSPRGHRRSASCGSTFPPKNGGGAGGGGPGGGPPPSDCRIIRARMDLHNGSLYKSILITSQDKTPAVVAKVLEKHGQDPAAAPRFQLLQLLPENRELLLPPSANVFYAMTGTSLDFTLRPQEFGGGPRLCPPPPQPRGVELSATFPKIKATGRKITRALF, from the exons ATGCTGCCGCGGGCGCTGCGGGCGCTGCTGGagggggcccggccccccccgggccAGGAGCCGGGGGTCGTGCTCAGCTCCTAccggccccgcccccgaccCCACCCCGACCCCC AGGAGCGCGAGTCCGGCCGCGGGGGGGCGCTGTTCTCGCTGGCCGCGGCtcccccgggtccccccgcccgccggctgCGGGCGGCGCCGCTGCCGCGCCTGGTGCGGCACCTGCTggaggcggcggcgctgggggaCGGCGGCTTCGGCCCCGCCTTCCTGGGCACCTTCCGCGCCTTCGCCCGCCCCGCGGacgtgctggggctgctgctgctgcg ggtgctggggagg gctGGAGGAACTCGGGCGCTCTCAgcggcccccagcaccccgcagCTGACCGAGGCCAAGGC ggCCCTCTCGgcgctgctctgctcctggctggacGGGTACCCCGAAGATTTTAGGGGACCCCAGGTCCCCCCCTTGCTCGAACGCTTGATCCAGGTGCTGGGCCCCGGCTCGGAGGCCGCCCGGCGCCTGCAGGCTtggggggggcccccccaaactggggggcccccccccggggaggaggagggggaggaggaggaggaggaggaggacgccGACCCCCTGGAGATCCTCTCCTTCCAGGCCCAGGAGGTGGCCGAGCAGCTCACCCTGACGGAGGCG gagctCTTCCTACGCCTGGTGCCCTACGAGTGCCTGGGGGCCCTGTGGTCCCGGCGGGACAagaggggctgggaaggggccTGTCCCAGTGTCCGGGCCACCGTGCACCAGTTCAACCAGTTGGCGGGGGCCGTGGTCCGCTCCTgcctgggggacacggggctgcgCCCCCCCCAGCGCGCTCGCCTGCTGGAGAAGTGGATCCGCGTGGCCGAG GAGTGCCGCGCCCTGAGGAACTTCTCCTCGCTCTGCGCCATCATCTCGGCGCTGCAGTCCAGCCCCGTCCACCGGCTccggcagagctgggaggagaccAGCAG ggacgCCCAGCGCAGCTACGCGGAGCTCAGCGCCATCTGCTCCGAGCAGGACAACTACAGCGCCAGCcgccagctgctgctccag gaccccccggagtcccctcccgccgccagccccgccgccccgcagcaGCGCCCCATG ggggTCGTGCCCTACCTGGGCACCTTCCTGCGTGACCTGGTGATGCTGGATGCGGCCATGAAGGGCGGGCGGGAG GACGGCTACATCAACTTCGAGAAGCGCCGCAAG GAGTTCGAGGTGCTGGCGCGGgtgcgggggctgcaggggcggTGCCGGGGCTACGGGGGCCACCtgcgcccccagccccgctcccgccgctgGCTGCGCAGCCTGCGGCCCCTGCCCGAGGCCCGCAG CCACAGCCTCTCCTGCGAGATCgagcccccggggacccccccgccctccccgcg ccccaAACCCGCCCTG gcTCCTGAGCTCCGTGGGGACCCCCACGGTGGCCTGGGACCAGCCCTGCCCCCGCGATGTCGCTGTCACCCCCGGGCCCCCAAGCTGCTGTCACGCCTGGAGCAg gtGAAGTGGCCGTCGGTGTCGGCGCTGGACGAGGcggct ccccccgccgccggccccggcccctcctcgGGGACGCTGTCCCCCCGCGGTCACCGGCGCTCGGCCTCCTGCGGCTCaaccttcccccccaaaaacggggggggggcaggggggggggggcccgggggggggcccccccctTCCGACTGCCGCATCATCCGCGCCCGCATGGACCTGCACAACGGCAGCCTCTACAAGAGCATCTTG aTCACCAGCCAGGACAAGACGCCGGCCGTGGTGGCCAAAGTCCTGGAGAAACACGGGCAGGATccggccgctgccccccgcttccagctgctccagctgctccccGAAAACCGAg AGCTACTCCTGCCCCCCTCCGCCAACGTCTTCTACGCCATGACCGGCACCAGCTTGGATTTCACCCTGCGCCCCCaagaatttgggggggggccCCGGCTTTGCCCCCCCCCTCCTCAACCCCGGGGGGTCGAGCTCAGCGCTACCTTCCCCAAAATCAAAGCCACCGGCCGCAAGATCACCCGCGCCCTCTTTtag